The genomic interval TACACCATATGGCTATACAGATGTGGAGGACAGGATAACGCATGAGGTGCATGAAGGGCAATGGCGACAGGAGCCAAAGCAGGGGAAATGATACCTTTGGCTCCACAGGGTAGCAACTTTTACAGTAACGATGCCAAAGATGTCAGAGACAGATTCTGCAATTACTTCAACTCAGAGGGTCAGATACCATGGCAGTGGCAAATGATATAGATGCTATATGTGTGGCGACATTAGTCTATAATTTTAAGATAAACGGATCCTGTTATATATTACTCAATAGCTTACCTCCatattacaaattgtttttcttGACGACAGGCTATCGTTTAAAAAAACAAGCCTATCCATAAATCTCCACCGACTTCTGTATCTCTCACTTGTCCCACTACCACTCTTTCTTACCCTCTCTTTCATTCTTTCTCGTCTATATTGGCTTCTTATATTGTTCCATTTTCGTTTAATTAGGTccactaaaatttaaaaacaatttatataattttgatgatgtcaaatactgtaaataagtaATGATTATTACTTAAATAACaatgattttttatgatgtCAATACTTTAAACTGAATATGCAatgaatacattattacattgtaTGTAGACTTATTGTtaaatactgtttgaattgcatttagtaatacagtactagagtttttttttaatattacagtataaatattttggcaaaacattagaagaaaaataaagatattgCCTAGTATAGACACATATGCCTAtacaaatagtaaaaataatagtttgttttgttaaatttgttttttacttCTCCTATAATTTACTCACTAAGTAGTCTTggcctactagcctactactagtaggcctTCTATACCTTTAACTAgtagaggcctagctagaccattattattaaatactattattatgatGATTTATGGATGACatgatatttaaattatagcctaatataggcctaactaggcctgcctagctaggctaggcctagttgtactaacatttttaaaaaaagatctAATTTGACCCACcatggcctaggcctactgatttttataaaaataatattggcTTAATTGGGTAAGAACAATAAGCATTTAGGCCAAGGCTAGGATAGCTTTACACTTGGGTTTCGTTTGCTTTTAAGTGGTGGACTGAAGCACACTAAAATAATTCTAAATTAACTTTATCTTCaacatattgtaataatatatatgacAATTATTAATTGGACCTACATACTCATCCCTGGAGAACGCATGACTGAACATAACAGGCAAGTAGTTTCTTGAAATAAACGTCTTTTCATCATTTAATGAGTGAGCATTGAGCATAATCGCTGTTACTTCTGGAGGAATTGAAACATAATTGTGTAGCCTATACATAAATTACAGCGTGCCTGTTTGTCTTCAGAAACCTGTTCTCTCATAAgtaagtttaatatttattttcacttATATTTTTACCTGTTTAAGTGAAGgtgaaaataaataatctatatataaatttacgtaagggcaaaattcggtaaatcgcgccttacttctagaatttttactcgatggtatataaagttggttcgtactttcggtactgattttaaccacctgatgtaaccctgtttactaattaaattaagttagataattagttattgacgattaaaacgaatttaggttcaacgatttgccccaaataggggtgttttccgatcgtggtatacactgtctaatggatgtccatcttgaaaaatacccgccacaaaaatgcgaggaggcttcgcattttcctatctcctcctacgataattgtttttaatagctgaaaaccggttgaacagttcgagtacagcatcataatgttgaagacaggccgattttctttaaaaaatactattttgatacatttaatatacgtttttacaaatgtattgatttgtgatgaatggaacattccaaattatttggtttaaccatacaggtatagatttagatttatgggcccccttggagaataaacataaatagtattgcaatgctgtacaatactgttaaggtattaaccacttttgatcgcaatttgaatcgcaaatttcttactgtgagtgttggtactgttagatgtaatataaaaatatatacaaataaactttattactgtgagtgtgggtaggccctactgttagattataaacatataatatacaaataaacattccaaattatttggtttaaccatgaggtatagatttagatttagatttatgggcccccttggagaataaacatgaatagtattgcaatgctgtacaatactgttaaggtattaaccacttttgatcgcaatttgaatcgcaaatttcttactgtgagtgttggtactgttagatgtaatataaaaatatataaaaataaactttattactgtgagtgtgggtaggccctactgttagattataaacatataatatacaaataaataaacgttattactgacagttgcttctcaacgtttgtattaattaataatttaaaaatatataaacgtcgtagtggtgtatcgttacatgtactttactatttcaatcgactatgacagtgagagttttaacaaagtaccgtattaaatcgtaaatgttttactttatttagtggtatattatttataggcctataaaacattaaaaacaatatttcgttactgagtggataagaatatattttaaaatgtttcctctttgtacctatcttcttcccccatccctcaacccttaatgttacatacaaaacacaaattgggtttgtttaaatgagtccaaataaaaaaatttgactcattttgtttctctctcggaagtaattcccagggtgctaattttggttgactacataaatcattgtgtatatttattcgtttctgtaaacgacaatgtgttatagtcctgcggtacgtacatttgaaatctccatttttttctcgctggaaatactgtgtattcgagaaccatctgtgggcacgacctagatggtacgcgagcgaagcgagcgtgccatctagtaataataaattaatataacaatTCACTTTCATTTTTACGAGGTTGTTGAATAGTTTAGCTAAAATACTCGGGTAGTCAAGAAGCGCATTGGATTGGATTGGACATCTTGATAGCAATGTTATGGTTTTTACGTATCTTAACCACATTCAATTCTTAATCCCTTAATTATCTTAGAGTTAAATATAAATAGTTGTTTAGGAAATTACTGGTATAGTAACCTTATTGTTTCAACAAGCATATTTTACAAATCTTAAACTGGATCTAGCGTCTATTTTTGCTGTCAAGAGAATTCAAAAGTGCTAAAGTGAAAACTGAGGTTTTTATTAatcaacaaggccatatagatggctgcagtcgcgtgctcaagttagtgtttaccgaccgaccgaccgaccgaccaaccgaccgaatgGCTGAACATTTAGAGTTGAAAAGTaaatcaaatatgatattattaaagaaaggttgtaaaacagaaatctgGCAAAAAGAGTCCatattaacatttaacgcgcagtgcgcgtgcaaaattCTGCGCACTTCTGGCAATTTTTTAagcgcttaaaattgcctgaagcgtactcttatttcatggaaaataaattttgacaattttaagaGCACGTACGCATGCGtaatatgcgctacgcacgtaattgttttgccatatgatgatttatgccctgaaatttatgagtaccaaattttatttaattgtgattcatgcttgtgaagatatgattacaaacttgatttcgttaaatcgtgcctAGACCGCGTAATTTCTTATTGCGCACTGTGAAAACATCACCACATCGATTCCGGGCCATAAGgaatactgtgaaaaattgacttagctagatgaaactgatgtcAAGACAAAGCCATATACAAGTTACTGTTTaacgaccgaccgaccgacatagtgagctgtagagtcgcgttgtcATTAGGTTAAAAGCAAACATCCGATTGGGTTATttgtaaaatttcaaaattataaacTTGTGAGAGACCCGACATGTTGCTAAACACGTCCAATAAACTCCTGACTCACCGACCAACTAATTATTTGCTCATTTTTCTTACCCTGACTTTCTAcccaatatttattattcatttttaagttcagattttctcatctttatctttTCAGATTTTTAGTAATGATATTTTTACAATGAGATGTACACATTCCCTCTTTCcgtttaaaaaaacacccataTTCTTGTAGAGAACTATGTCTAACGACAAACGAGAATAAATTCTGCGTTGCATGTTGACGGCAACCTAGTACCATGGGCTGACTGTAGCATTTTCCGTCACTTGTTCAATAAATCAGTGTTGCACTCAGCAGACACGATATTGCAGGTTTCGATAAAAAATCCAAATATGTATATGTTACAGTAAATTCAAAATACAGACGTGGTTTAATCAAAGATtatatagcgccgctacgcggcgcaagataggtaaATGTTGCCAAGCTCCTATCTTATAACACTACGCGCCCAGtaaatccatggacgccattcgggcggacaggttattattgtgatttaaatgtaaatggtttaaattttgcGGTCCGCCTCGAAGTATCTGTGGTTAACCATCTTGATGATTGATTCATGGAAAAGggaagaaattatgtaaacaaagtaaaataaaagtttctttgggatctggacactttccgattaattctgtgtgtttacattgatatgttTGGTTAGACAACTTCGTTCTTTAACCGAAACATCGTGAATATTGCCTTGACAACGACTTTATTCCGGTTCAAACTTGTCCGCcggaatggcgtccatggattacAAAGGTCTCACCCAGTTACCTACcttgcgccgcgtagcggcgctatacaatctttggtttaataattaaaaaaggtACATCTTTCGTACTTTTATCATAAGTGGATTTTCTTTCCTGATTGTAGAATTAAGTTCTAGAATGTTTTTGATTACTTatttacaaattgttttcttatttattaaGAATAAGTGATAAATTGCAATGGATTTGTTGAAGAAGTTAGGTTTTTTAACCTGTGTACTGGTCATTGTTTACAACACTGGTAAGCATAAAATATATACTAATTGTGATTGATTCTTTCCATATACTGATTTTGTGACAGCAAATGTCTTGAATTTTGATTATCTatctattatattaattatctttTGACAAACTGGTTTGTCCTATTGCCATGGTGCTTTTGAAAACTTAGTCAACGATCACCCATAAACGATGTGGTTGTGGTGCCTCTTATTGTATTGAAACTAAAGAAAGTAAGAAAACTCCATGACTTTGAAATTGTTGatataataagttttttttttcatgtttcaCCCTTAATAATCAATTTcacaatacaaataatgttttcgtGCAACATATTAATATATCCATTGTATTGTGATTATCTTTAGTTTCAGATTTCAttgattcttttttattttgtgaatttaGAGCCAAGCTTGGTTAATACATTACACGAACATAActgttttttgtcaaacatgATGGTCCGTGATAAGAAAGACTATAATGTTAAAATGGACCGTGTTGTTAACTCTCGTTCTGCCATTCAATGCGTCAGCTTTTGTACTCTTGACCCAACATGCGTGTCTATCCGTTTTGATGGAATTAATTCATGTGTGATGTACAGCGTCGAAAGCGGTAGTATAGATACTGACAATGGTCAACCTACATACTACGAAATTACCAAGGTATTATGGCATGTCCAGGGATGTTTTTCTGCTTAATTGCACAAAACAATACGTGATTAACTAcaactattatattatagtgtGCTAATTTTTGTTTCTACTGATACACACAATTATTTTGACATATTGCTcacgtacgtaggcctacgtttgTAATAATGTCGTGGTACGTGAGACCATGCCCGGATTGATTTGGAAGTTTTCTCCCCGGGTATCAAGCGTGCGAGGCTTGGCTCAAATGAATGCAATATCAAGACCAACAGAAAGACAACAAGTTGTTGATTGCCGTTATCAGACCATTTATTGTGTACAACTCCACGTCACTCAGAAAATAAAGAGAACGAAGAAAGGAAAAAACCCTGAaaatatacaaacataattTCAATAACAGTCAGTTTATAACTTCACTCACTTTACCACCGTATTACCACTATACTTAAACACACTGTGTACAAACTGGTTATCATTCAGAACAATACAATCAATTAAACGTCATTACAAATGATTAATACCTGAATCAACTTGAATGATGTATTTACTAACTAAGAACGAAAGATCGTACAGCAATCAACCATTTCTCTATAAATTGAAGTAAAGATTTGAGAACATTATATGCTTTATTTAAGTTGTATGCATGCAATTTAGTATAATAAATTAACAGGCGAATGATCCGTCTATCATGTAATATAATTCTTTTTACTACTTACAATGGTAACTTGAACAACggcttaataatatatatatataacacgGTAACAAAAATCACATCTTCCTGTGTTTGCAACAAAAGCTTTTCTGACGCGCAGACAGAAAAACCAGGTAGTTAACCAAAACATCACCTATATGCAAATGCGCCAAACACAATGCTCGCAAAACAACTAGCAGCAAGACACTTATATGCAAATACGCAGAACGCACACGAACAACAACTGATCCATGACAATAATACATAACAAAATGCGTTAATTTAGTCGGCCTATTCACGCATTAAACCATAATTTACTTCCTATCAGAAACAGGCGTGATCTAAGCACAGGGGTTGAGAGATTGGATCCAGTTGGGTTGGTGACAGCTAGGCATTTCGGagtaccagggaagagtgaatattattattttaatatttcattaattttactCTTCTCTAGGAGTACTGTTTTTGTCGTATGCCTAAATCTATGTATCATGTAACTCTCGCAAGCCTGTAAAAACAAGAGTGCGTATTGCGCATTCGCGACATAATTTCTTCCATCTTCATCATTgtcatttactattatttattctttatatctaGATAAGAAATCATGAATGTACTGGTTACAACAACGAGGAGGTCAAATGCGTTTACCAACATGGACATGAATGCGAAAATATGAGTAAGTTCATTACTGTCATTCACGACGAAGGGTAGAGGTTTCCGTGTTCAAACAAACATCACATTAAAAACGATTAATGGAGGCTCGCGCTCAAAGTTATAAACTGGTCGTGCGTAATATCATTgtttaatatcattatcatgttATGGTTATTCAAATTATGCTTGGTTCATAAGAACACTGTACATTGACCAATTTCGGCGCGATGGTGGATCCCATCTTAACTGTCGCTTCCgcttggtcaactcacttgcttTGCGCCTATACGTCATTGGAAACAAGCTTAATGtagattttgtttgttaaattattattattgttatgttaTTTTTCTCTACAGTCTGCAAACAATATGTTACAACTACAAACAACGAATATCGTTTTGATAACCCAATACTACAAGTAGAAACGACGACAAGGATAGAGTTCAGTGTCGTTGCTAAAAATGACGTTCACATTGCGTTATCGTCAAGTCCGGAGGTTATGACACCAATGTATGAGATTGTGATTGGTGGTTGGAAAAATACTAAATCAGTCATTCGCCGCTGTGCGCAGTGTGACATTGAGAAAGAACATAAAGAGACTGGAATACTATCTGTGGATGAGTTTACCAAATTCTGGATATCGTTTGTAAATGGATCAATTCGTGTTGGTTTGGTAGGCAGTGACCTTTTCATGGAATGGAATGACTCGAATCCACTTCCTGTCAAATACGTTGGATTCTCAACATGGCACGGAATCGAAGGAACATTTCAATTTTGCCAGtgaaatgttgtttttattcatatttatctttttaaaattaagcaCGGCAGTTGTAAGCTAGGCCTACCTCAATCATAATATAAGGAACGCTAGAACAGTAGAATGATAGGCCTGCTTCTGTTTAAAGATATCAATTAACCTTAATGTAACGTTATcttgtttattaattatatatttcaacTGGGTGTTAAACTTGGCCTGCTACAATATGGGTTTGCCAGTCGTCGTAGTACCAAGGATATTCTTGTAAATGGTTTGTCCTTGTGTGTTTGAAAAAATTGTGACAACTTGTTGACTGCACTATGAAATACTTTTATGTCGGCGTTTTGTAGTACTCGCTGGAAACGATGAGAAAgctggggtgtcacgaaagctcagaccacgaaagctcagaccccctaagacctaagatcacgaaagctaagacccaacacctaagattacaatactaagatatactacagcttaaaaacaatacttgtttatccatacataattttaaacaccgtaggtttcatttattaccataaatataatttaatacta from Antedon mediterranea chromosome 5, ecAntMedi1.1, whole genome shotgun sequence carries:
- the LOC140050258 gene encoding C3 and PZP-like alpha-2-macroglobulin domain-containing protein 8; the protein is MICKQYVTTTNNEYRFDNPILQVETTTRIEFSVVAKNDVHIALSSSPEVMTPMYEIVIGGWKNTKSVIRRCAQCDIEKEHKETGILSVDEFTKFWISFVNGSIRVGLVGSDLFMEWNDSNPLPVKYVGFSTWHGIEGTFQFCQ